One Fusarium falciforme chromosome 12, complete sequence DNA window includes the following coding sequences:
- a CDS encoding Amb-all domain-containing protein gives MQLLSLLFVAALAVASPGPSLYARAAATDACNVGYCTQNGGTTGGAGGKQVTVKSLSELTAAASAAGAAVIFVEGSISGAAKVQVTSDKSIIGKTGSSLTGIGLTINGQKNVIVRNMKISKVEADYGDAITIQKSTNVWVDHCDLSATRSGDKDFYDGLVDLSHAADWVTISFTYLHDHSKGSLVGHSDKNAAEDTGKLHVTYANNHFYNVRSRGPLLRFGTAHIFNQYYDTMDTGLNSRMGAQALIQSSVFTNVGKKAIFSESSSEIGYVVAEDVVLGGESQNTASKGTLTSVPYKFTLLGSGKVASTVPGEAGQKLSF, from the exons atgCAACTTCTAAGCCTTCTTTTCGTCGCTGCGCTGGCCGTTGCGTCCCCTGGTCCGTCCTTGTACGCCAGGGCTGCGGCCACTGATGCATGCAATGTTGGTTACTGTACACAGAATGGCGG AACAActggaggagctggtggCAAGCAAGTGACAGTCAAGAGCCTCAGCGAACTGACTGCCGCGGCTAgcgctgctggtgctgccgTCATCTTTGTCGAGGGCAGCATCTCGGGAGCTGCCAAGGTTCAAGTCACATCAGACAAATCCATCATCGGAAAGACTGGCAGCT CTCTTACCGGCATTGGCCTCACCATCAATGGACAGAAGAACGTCATCGTTCGCAACATGAAGATTTCCAAGGTTGAGGCCGACTACGGCGATGCCATTACGATCCAGAAGTCTACCAATGTCTGGGTCGACCACTGTGATCTTTCTGCTACTAGATCTGGCGACAAGGACTTCTATGATGGTCTTGTTGACCTCTCGCATGCTGCTGACTGGGTGACCATCTCGTTCACCTATCTCCATGACCAT TCCAAGGGATCGCTGGTCGGACACTCCGACAAGAACGCAGCTGAGGACACTGGCAAGCTCCACGTGACCTACGCCAACAACCACTTCTACAACGTTCGCAGCCGTGGACCTCTTCTCCGATTTGGCACCGCCCACATCTTCAA CCAATACTACGACACCATGGATACCGGCCTGAACAGCCGCATGGGTGCCCAAGCGCTCATCCAGTCATCTGTTTTCACGAATGTTGGAAAGAAGGCCATTTTCAGTGAGTCGAGCTCGGAAATCGGTTATGTCGTTGCGGAGGATGTTGTTCTCGGCGGTGAGAGCCAGAATACGGCCAGCAAGGGAACTTTGACCTCTGTTCCCTACAAGTTTACCCtccttggctctggcaaggTGGCTTCAACCGTCCCAGGTGAGGCTGGCCAGAAGCTCAGCTTCTAA
- a CDS encoding Zn(2)-C6 fungal-type domain-containing protein, whose product MELQTELLFLKNCPLCEKVYRQEHSYNRHIKYCQRAQSRRKGRPRSCISCSKAKAKCTFGQPCSRCGKKDLACIYDQSSRRQANTEVLWTGNGNNQQVSQMVLASSNDFGSSFDLDVFRLDPNLAEYTVSSLPVPDTAISTQRSVQEDLQYQEGNSQAQVTVKSLSAKADLTRLPYQREPSHHAAKLVLQTLYAFPQMMLRRKTFPPFIHPQWHEPCLPEALANCMSIAQLFAARTPETRAFLWRTINTEEQRFRENYMSFSAREIQMAVQSLMIYMIMAIIDQDEQTKQRGTGLLDTVETLSSRFLTFVGSYSQTERAEPSLTWEDWIFAESRRRMSSLWIVISAVIFIDNNIPCRGCGPLEHLPLLSSKMLWEAQTREEWQLEKTLYDVGNPVMTLGALVKAKRNPEDPLHAQELQCWEAGTDKLAIMLDIATQFVWAR is encoded by the exons ATGGAGTTGCAGACCGAGCTTCTATTCCTCAAGAACTGTCCTCTTTGCGAGAAGGTCTACAGACAAG AGCACTCGTATAACCGCCATATAAAGTACTGTCAGCGTGCTCAGTCTAGACGGAAGGGTCGCCCGAGGTCCTGTATCTCATGCAGCAAGGCCAAAGCCAAGTGCACCTTTGGTCAGCCATGTTCTCGCTGTGGGAAAAAGGATCTGGCATGCATTTACGACCAATCAAGTCGACGCCAAGCCAACACTGAAGTTCTCTGGACTGGGAACGGAAACAATCAACAGGTTTCACAAATGGTCCTGGCATCCTCCAATGACTTCGGGTCATCTTTCGACCTGGATGTCTTCAGATTGGACCCGAATCTCGCAGAGTACACTGTCTCAAGCCTACCAGTGCCTGACACAGCCATTTCAACCCAGAGATCGGTCCAAGAAGACCTCCAATACCAAGAAGGCAACTCACAGGCACAAGTTACCGTTAAATCGCTCAGCGCCAAAGCAGACCTCACCCGCTTGCCTTACCAACGCGAACCCTCACACCATGCTGCAAAGCTAGTCTTGCAGACCCTCTACGCGTTTCCCCAAATGATGCTTCGTCGAAAGACGTTTCCGCCTTTCATACACCCCCAATGGCACGAGCCCTGCCTTCCGGAGGCACTGGCGAATTGCATGAGCATTGCGCAGCTTTTCGCGGCAAGGACGCCGGAGACCAGAGCGTTTCTCTGGCGAACTATCAACACCGAGGAACAGCGCTTCCGAGAAAAT TACATGAGTTTCTCGGCTCGTGAGATACAAATGGCTGTCCAGTCGCTAATGATCTATATGATAATGGCTATTATTGATCAGGACGAACAGACCAAACAGCGCGGCACAGGACTGCTTGACACAGTTGAA ACTCTCAGTTCTCGGTTCCTTACCTTTGTTGGAAGTTATTCCCAGACTGAGCGAGCAGAACCAAGCCTAACATGGGAAGATTGGATCTTTGCTGAATCACGGAGACG CATGTCATCTCTTTGGATAGTCATAAGCGCCGTCATATTCATCGACAACAATATCCCCTGCAGAGGATGTGGTCCCCTCGAACACTTGCCTCTTCTCTCAAGCAAGATGCTTTGGGAAGCACAAACCCGCGAGGAATGGCAATTGGAAAAGACATTGTATGATGTTGGCAACCCAGTTATGACACTTGGGGCTCTGGTCAAGGCTAAAAGAAACCCGGAAGATCCATTGCATGCACAAGAGTTGCAGTGCTGGGAAGCGGGCACTGATAAGCTGGCCATCATGCTGGATATTGCTACGCAGTTTGTCTGGGCACGGTAG
- a CDS encoding Extracellular metalloproteinase MEP produces MRSVDSLLLLGLAGLASQANAHPAKRQPNSSPLSKRGVDLDAFRLPELAKYVPQDEVPDISNARVAPSSDYTKTAEEFVKSVVGKATFRLVSDHYVGTNGVAHVRFKQTVNDIDVDNADFNVNIGADGKVFSYGNSFYTGKLPGPLVKRDASDPVTALKSTVEVLDLPVDASDAKAQPKGDEHYSFTDTSGTVQKPEAKLVYLIDGEKNLKLTWRVETDVLDNWLLTYVDADKTEKIVGVVDYVADLATYEVYPWGVNDPSKGSRSVVEDPWNIATSEFTWLSDGSANYTTTRGNNAIAHVNPSGGSAYLNNYRPESKSLKFEYDFSTSQTDPVSYRDASITQLFYTANKYHDLLHLLGFNEAAGNFEVNNNGQGGRGNDFVILNSQDGSGTNNANFATPADGSPGRMRMYLWTYSTPRRDSSFDAGVVIHEYTHGLSNRLTGGPANSACLSGSESGGMGEGWSDFMATAVHLGARDTRSTNHVMGDWVYNNAKGIRAYPYSTSLTTNPYTYRSVNTLSGVHAIGTYWATALYEVLWNLIDKHGKNDADVPTFDSNGVPTDGKYLAMKLVVDGMALQPCNPNMVQARDAILDADVALTGGDNQCELWTGFAKRGLGTGARYSSSSRTESFDLPSGVC; encoded by the exons ATGCGCTCGGTCGAttctctcctcctgctgGGCCTCGCCGGCCTGGCATCTCAGGCCAACGCCCATCCTGCCAAGAGACAGCCCAATTCCTCACCTCTGAGCAAGAGAGGTGTTGACTTGGATGCTTTCCGCTTGCCAGAGCTGGCCAAGTATGTTCCTCAGGACGAAGTCCCCGACATCTCTAACGCCAGAGTTGCTCCGTCCTCCGACTACACCAAGACTGCCGAGGAGTTTGTCAAGTCGGTGGTCGGGAAGGCCACCTTCCGTCTAGTTTCCGACCATTACGTTGGAACCAACGGCGTGGCCCATGTTCGGTTCAAGCAGACTGTCAATGACATTGATGTTGACAACGCCGACTTCAACGTGAAC ATTGGCGCCGATGGCAAGGTGTTCTCCTACGGAAACAGCTTCTACACCGGCAAGCTCCCAGGCCCCTTGGTCAAGAGAGATGCCTCGGACCCTGTCACTGCCCTTAAGAGCACTGTCGAGGTTCTTGACCTCCCTGTTGATGCTTCTGATGCCAAGGCTCAGCCCAAGGGTGATGAGCATTACTCTTTCACCGATACTTCTGGCACTGTTCAGAAGCCTGAGGCGAAGCTGGTCTATCTCATTGATGGCGAGAAGAATCTGAAGCTCACTTGGCGTGTTGAGACTGATGTCTTGGACAACTGGCTCCTGACATACGTCGATGCCGACAAGACTGAGAAGATCGTCGGCGTTGTCGACTATGTTGCTGACCTTGCGACCTATGAGGTTTA CCCCTGGGGTGTTAACGACCCCTCAAAGGGCTCTCGAAGCGTTGTCGAGGACCCTTGGAACATTGCGACATCCGAGTTCACTTGGCTGTCTGACGGTTCGGCAAACTACACCACGACTCGAGGCAACAATGCTATTGCCCACGTCAACCCTTCTGGAGGCAGTGCCTACCTCAACAACTACCGCCCAGAAAGCAAGAGCCTCAAGTTTGAGTATGACTTTTCCACTTCTCAGACTGACCCAGTCTCTTACCGTGATGCCTCCATCACGCAGCTGTTTTACACGGCCAACAAGTATCACGACCTTCTGCACCTTCTTGGTTTCAACGAGGCTGCCGGAAACTTTGAAGTCAACAACAATGGCCAGGGCGGTCGTGGTAACGATTTCGTCATTCTGAACTCGCAGGATGGCAGCGGTACTAACAATGCCAACTTTGCCACACCTGCGGACGGCTCGCCTGGCAGAATGAGGATGTACCTCTGGACTTATAGCACCCCCCGACGAGACTCGAGCTTTGACGCCGGAGTCGTCATCCACGAGTACACACATGGCC TCTCCAACCGTCTCACTGGTGGACCTGCCAACTCTGCCTGCCTTTCTGGTTCCGAATCAGGCGGTATGGGCGAGGGCTGGAGCGACTTCATGGCTACCGCAGTTCATCTGGGCGCGCGAGACACCCGATCTACAAACCACGTCATGGGTGACTGGGTGTACAACAACGCCAAGGGTATCCGAGCGTATCCTTACAGCACCAGCTTGACCACCAACCCATACACCTACCGCAGTGTCAACACGCTCTCTGGTGTTCATGCCATTGGAACTTACTGGGCAACTGCCCTGTACGAGGTTCTCTGGAACCTGATTGACAAACACGGCAAGAATGACGCTGATGTTCCCACATTTGACTCCAACGGTGTCCCTACCGATGGAAAGTACCTGGCCATGAAGCTGGTTGTCGATGGCATGGCCCT TCAACCCTGCAACCCCAACATGGTCCAGGCTCGAGATGCCATTCTCGACGCTGATGTGG